ACCTTTTATCTGGCATAACATCGTATCCGTCTACACTTCCTGCACTGGTTGGATCTCCAGCAGGTGTAGTATTAATACTTCCGTTTGGATTGACACCCGGATTCACAAATCCGTTTTCTCTGTAATCAGCTGTCTCTTGGTATAACCCTGTTGCTATTCCATAAGCCATATCCGGAGAATATACATCCCCGCCCTGTTTCATATCAATAAGGAAGCTTAGAGAAAAATCTTTATAGCGGAAGCTGTTTCTTATTCCTCCTACCCAATCAGGGGTAATATTTCCAATTACCTGATTATCATTGATTAAATAATTACCTGTTGTAGCATCTACAATTTTATTCCCATTAGCATCATACTGATAATCTGACCCAACCAAAGCTCCAAATGCTTGTCCTACACGGGCATTCAAAGAAACTCCGTTCTGATAGGTTGCCATTAAGTAGTTTTGAGAATTTCCATTGAGTTTAATTACCTTATTCTCGTTTTTAGACCAGTTGACATTAACATCCCAGGTAAAATTATCGGTTTTGAATGGTGTTCCGTTCAATTGCACTTCTACCCCTTTATTATCAATCTGTCCGGCGTTTACCAGGAATGTTCTATATCCTGTTGCAGAAGAAACCGGTAAATTCATAATCTGATCAAGAGTCTTTGTTTTATAAATAGCCACATCAAATCCTAATCTGTTTCTGAAGAATTGAGCTTCCATTCCAAATTCCACTTCCTTAGACTTCTGCGGCTTTAAATTTGGATTAGCAAGGAAAAATGGTTGATCAAATAAACCTTCACCTCTTGCTTTGAAAGTATTTACTAATCTGTAATTGGTAGTAGAAGAACCTACTTCAGCATAGTTTCCTCTGATTTTCCAGAAGCTTAACCATGGCTGTTTAACAAATTCTGAAAGGATAATAGCTCCTGTAACAGAAGGGTATGAATAGCTATTATTATCTTTTGGCAGGTTAGATGATTGGTCGACACGGAATGTTCCGTCAACAAATAAGAAATTTTTATAACCAAATGATGCTGTCGCATATAAACTTGAAGTCACAAATTTGGCATAATTTTCATCAGGAGGTAATATTGTTCTCACAGAATTAGAGATGGCGAACAAACCAGGCTTTGAAAGGCCTCCTTCTGTGCTCATAAATATATTGTCAATTAAATTTCTTCTCACGTTTCCTCCTGCAATACCACTCACATTCAGATCAGGAGTAATGTCAAATTTGTAATTGGCAAATAAATCAAAGTTCATCTCGGTATTCTTTACATTGGTTCTTGAGTATCCTGAACCTACGTTCAATCCGGATGCACCAAACACCTGAGGTAGGGAGCCGTTCATTAATCTTTCTTCTACAACCATCTGTAAATCATCGTAAGACAGCTTACCTGTAATTCCGAAGTTCTTGGAAACGTCGTATTTTAACTGTGCATAGCTGAATATCCTTGTTCTATCGTCAGACTGGTAACTCTGATATCTTTGAAAATAAGGGTTGTTCCAATATTGTGGTGTTGGATCATCAGATGCCGATCTGTTCCATGAAAAATTGCTATGTCCATTGTTTTCATAGGCATTTCTTAGTGCTACAACATCTACATTCGTTTGCCACCATTGCCTGAAACCTGAAACAATATTATCTGAATACCCTGTTTCATTTCTTCCTTTGGTACCCTGAAGGGTTAACGTTGTGAATACGGAAGCATGAAGTTTGTCTGTAAAGTCGTGGTTAAACTTAGCAGAGATTGTATTTTTTTTCAACTCGGAGTTGGGCATCAGACCATTGGAAAGCATATTTGAATAAGATAAAGACAAGTTGGAAGTCTTGTTTCCTTTTTCAATGGTGATGGAATTAACATATGTGACTGGTGTTTCAAAAAATTTGATCGGGCCGTTTTTAGCGGCTACCCAAGGGGTTGCTTTCCCATAGTTTGGTGATGAAGGATCATATGAATCCCACTGATAAACCAGAAGATTAGGGTTGAAAGCAGGTCCGTAAGAGGCATCATCAACAAAGTTGGCATAATTATATCCTCCAGGTCCCGGATCTTCATTCCAGGATTCTCCTCCATATCCGGCACCATATTTGGTCTGATATTTCGGGAAAGTAGATTTATCAATAAATCCAGCTGTGATTCCGGAAGTTAGAGTAACTCCCCAGCTGCCATCATTACCTCCTCTTCCACTTTTTGTAACGATAAGGATAACCCCATCACTTCCTCTCTCCCCGTATAGAGCAGATGCCGCTGCACCCTTCAGTACGTTAATGGATTCGATATCTTCTTGATTGATATCTGACAGAAAGTTACCATAATCGAATATGGAACCTGCCACAGTATTATTATTTACCGGTGAGCCGTCAATAACAATAAGTGGAGATCCACCGGACAATGATTTGTATCCTCTGATAAGTAGATTGGCAGATCCGCCAAAGTTGTTGTTGGTATTTACCTGAAGGCCGGCTACCTTACCTGAAAGAAGTGATGCTACGTTCCCGGTATTCGTTGTCCCACCGGTTAATTCTGCAGCTTTTACTTCCTCTGAAGCATATCCTAAAGATTTCTTCTCTCTTTTAATCCCGAGTGCGGTTACTACCACACCCTCGATCTCCTTTGCTTTTATGGTATCCTTCTCCTGAGCATGAACTACAGCAATTGAAGAGGATACTACCAAAGCAAGAAGACTTGTTGTTAGTTTCTTCATATCAAATTTATTTTGTGACTGTACAAATTTGTAAAACTTTATTAAAATCACAAAGCAAAATGTGAAAAAAATATCAATTATTCAAAATTTATTATTTTTTACAACTTTTAAATTATTAAATTATGTTAAAATAAAATTATTTAACAAAGACACATCATTTTAGTAATATTTTTTTTCACAATACCACAATGTGTTTTTTATTGATATTATCTATACCCAATATTCATCAATCAACTTAATAACGAGCTGAAATTCATTGCATTAATTCATAAAAACACCCCAAACTCCCATTGATGTGAAAAATAAACAATGTTATGCATATGATTTTTTTCCAATAAAAAACAGTGCAGAGAAGTCTTTACGACACAAAAAAACCGCCCGAAGGCGGCAAAAAAATATGTAAAATTTGTTTATAAAATTAGTTCTTATTCCAAAACGGAGTAAACTGGTTTTTAACGAAAACATCTCCTCCTGACATAGCAGGAACATTAGCTGCATTAGCCGCATATTCCGAGAATGGATAGATCAATCGATATGGTTTATTAGGCTGTTGAGCAGTTACCGCCATTGGTGTCCACGGATATCCTGTTCTGTTATACTCAATAAACATTTCCGTAGGATTGATGTTGGTTAATGCAATCCATTTCTGGGTCATAATCGCCTCAATTTTTTGCTGGGTAGAGCCTGTCCATCCTAGTCCAGGTCTGGCATTGGCAGCAGTTATATATGTATTTGTTGTACTTGCACTTGCTCCCAACCATGTAGCATTAGATCTAATAGCTGCTTCAAACTTAGCTTGTGCCCCAAATGTAAAAATAGCAGGCCATCTCAACGCTGCTTCAGCTTGTAACAGGTTACTTTCGGCACTTGACATCAGTACTCCACCACGTCCGTTGTTTACTTCAATTACATCATCCCAGGTTCCCACAGCTGCAGATCCGGCAAAATTACCTATCCCCAACTTCGAGGTATTTGTATTACTGATAGGTGCTCCCGGCTGGCCAGGGACAGCTCCTTGTCTAATTCCTTTCAACCCGGTAAAAGGAGTTCCATTGGAATCTACAGATGTAACATTGGTAAATAATCTGCTTCTTCTAGGATCTTTTAATCCTGTGAATTTAGAATAATTAGGATCATTCAATATTACATTTCCTTCCAAAGCATTGGCTATGTGTTCTGAAGCAACAACAAGCCCATAGTTTTGAACCTGTGTTCCTGCTGATGTTCTGGCCCAGGTAAGTATATAAGGATTCATTTGATCGTCATTAGAAGCACTATATCCAGGGTTCACTACTACCTCTTCATTAATAAAATCAGCACCAACTAAAGTTTGCAGTTTTGTATCTCTATAAGTAGCCAGATCTCCTGTAACTTTAGACATTCTGATTAGCAACCTTAATTTAATTGTATTTGATAATGCTTTCCATTTATCCATGTCCCCATGAAAAACAATATCTGCAGTATCAGGATCTTCAGCGTTCTCTTCTTCTGCAGCAATAATAGCATTCGCCTCTTCTAGACTGGTAATCAATCTTTTATAAATATCTGAATCCAAATCATATTTGGGTGTCATATTATCTCTTCCTTTGAAAGCTTCTGAATAAGGTGCATTTCCATAAAGATCTACAATATACTGCATATAAAATGCCTTCATAATTTTGGCAATAGCAACATAATTATCTTGTTTGTGATCAGCATTAGCATAGTTCTCGATCTGATTAAAGTTGGCCAGTCTTGGATACAATCCCCAGATTCCCGTATAAAAAGTGTTATCTATTGATCCCAAATTAAACTCTCTGGAAAAAGCACCTCC
This region of Chryseobacterium vaccae genomic DNA includes:
- a CDS encoding SusC/RagA family TonB-linked outer membrane protein, translated to MKKLTTSLLALVVSSSIAVVHAQEKDTIKAKEIEGVVVTALGIKREKKSLGYASEEVKAAELTGGTTNTGNVASLLSGKVAGLQVNTNNNFGGSANLLIRGYKSLSGGSPLIVIDGSPVNNNTVAGSIFDYGNFLSDINQEDIESINVLKGAAASALYGERGSDGVILIVTKSGRGGNDGSWGVTLTSGITAGFIDKSTFPKYQTKYGAGYGGESWNEDPGPGGYNYANFVDDASYGPAFNPNLLVYQWDSYDPSSPNYGKATPWVAAKNGPIKFFETPVTYVNSITIEKGNKTSNLSLSYSNMLSNGLMPNSELKKNTISAKFNHDFTDKLHASVFTTLTLQGTKGRNETGYSDNIVSGFRQWWQTNVDVVALRNAYENNGHSNFSWNRSASDDPTPQYWNNPYFQRYQSYQSDDRTRIFSYAQLKYDVSKNFGITGKLSYDDLQMVVEERLMNGSLPQVFGASGLNVGSGYSRTNVKNTEMNFDLFANYKFDITPDLNVSGIAGGNVRRNLIDNIFMSTEGGLSKPGLFAISNSVRTILPPDENYAKFVTSSLYATASFGYKNFLFVDGTFRVDQSSNLPKDNNSYSYPSVTGAIILSEFVKQPWLSFWKIRGNYAEVGSSTTNYRLVNTFKARGEGLFDQPFFLANPNLKPQKSKEVEFGMEAQFFRNRLGFDVAIYKTKTLDQIMNLPVSSATGYRTFLVNAGQIDNKGVEVQLNGTPFKTDNFTWDVNVNWSKNENKVIKLNGNSQNYLMATYQNGVSLNARVGQAFGALVGSDYQYDANGNKIVDATTGNYLINDNQVIGNITPDWVGGIRNSFRYKDFSLSFLIDMKQGGDVYSPDMAYGIATGLYQETADYRENGFVNPGVNPNGSINTTPAGDPTSAGSVDGYDVMPDKRFVYDASYVKLREASIGYSLPKSILANTSIRDAKISIVGRNLWIIHKNLPYADPEAGTGNGLAAKGQSIGVLPTTRDIGIDITLKF
- a CDS encoding SusD/RagB family nutrient-binding outer membrane lipoprotein, with the protein product MKKNKFLTTLSVLALSIAVASCSNDYLDVNDNPNAIQAEQITPDLMLPGAISTAYRTQAGTMVQFGNLMMNSWAGNTYSFGGAFSREFNLGSIDNTFYTGIWGLYPRLANFNQIENYANADHKQDNYVAIAKIMKAFYMQYIVDLYGNAPYSEAFKGRDNMTPKYDLDSDIYKRLITSLEEANAIIAAEEENAEDPDTADIVFHGDMDKWKALSNTIKLRLLIRMSKVTGDLATYRDTKLQTLVGADFINEEVVVNPGYSASNDDQMNPYILTWARTSAGTQVQNYGLVVASEHIANALEGNVILNDPNYSKFTGLKDPRRSRLFTNVTSVDSNGTPFTGLKGIRQGAVPGQPGAPISNTNTSKLGIGNFAGSAAVGTWDDVIEVNNGRGGVLMSSAESNLLQAEAALRWPAIFTFGAQAKFEAAIRSNATWLGASASTTNTYITAANARPGLGWTGSTQQKIEAIMTQKWIALTNINPTEMFIEYNRTGYPWTPMAVTAQQPNKPYRLIYPFSEYAANAANVPAMSGGDVFVKNQFTPFWNKN